A single window of Flavobacterium sp. 140616W15 DNA harbors:
- a CDS encoding GNAT family N-acetyltransferase, with amino-acid sequence MTNIQEIPAQETYLVRNPVLRKGKPIESCRFDSDDLATTHHFGLFEDKSLVGIISLFKNSNITFAENSQSQIRGMAILDDFRKKGLGEALVNHCEEYCINNNCELIWFNARTEAVGFYEKMGYQKTGAIFEIKDVGEHLLMFKKLKNE; translated from the coding sequence ATGACAAACATACAAGAAATACCCGCCCAAGAAACTTATTTAGTACGCAATCCTGTTCTAAGAAAAGGTAAACCAATAGAAAGTTGTCGATTTGATAGTGATGATTTAGCAACAACACATCACTTTGGCTTATTTGAAGACAAAAGTTTAGTAGGAATTATTTCGCTATTCAAAAATTCTAACATTACATTTGCAGAAAATTCCCAATCTCAAATTCGAGGAATGGCCATTTTAGACGATTTCAGAAAAAAAGGATTAGGAGAAGCTCTAGTAAATCACTGTGAAGAATACTGTATTAACAATAATTGCGAGTTAATATGGTTTAACGCCAGAACCGAAGCTGTCGGTTTTTATGAAAAAATGGGCTACCAGAAAACTGGGGCTATTTTTGAAATAAAAGATGTTGGAGAACATCTACTAATGTTTAAAAAACTTAAAAATGAATAA
- the pepE gene encoding dipeptidase PepE encodes MKSIIIASTSTLHGGSYLDYLLPELEVHFKNCESILFIPFARPGGISHEQYTKTVSEAFKKININVKGIHEFEDATAAINNAQGIFTGGGNTFLLVTQLYKNNIMTTLAEAVKNGTPYLGTSAGSNICGLSMQTTNDMPIIYPPSFQTLGLIPFNLNPHYLDPDSQSKHMGETRETRIKEFHAFNTLPVLGLREGSWLDVKGDQIILKGNLSARLFRQNQEPEELEPQTDLSYVQ; translated from the coding sequence ATGAAAAGCATTATCATTGCCAGCACCTCTACGCTACACGGAGGCAGTTATTTAGACTATTTATTACCCGAATTAGAAGTGCATTTTAAAAACTGCGAATCTATTCTTTTTATCCCTTTTGCAAGACCTGGAGGAATCTCGCACGAGCAATATACTAAAACTGTTTCTGAAGCATTCAAAAAGATAAACATTAACGTAAAAGGAATTCATGAATTTGAAGATGCAACAGCCGCAATTAACAATGCCCAAGGGATTTTTACTGGTGGTGGAAATACTTTTTTACTAGTAACTCAACTGTACAAAAACAACATCATGACCACCCTTGCCGAAGCGGTTAAAAACGGAACACCTTATTTAGGAACAAGCGCTGGAAGTAATATTTGCGGTTTGTCAATGCAAACTACAAATGACATGCCTATCATTTACCCGCCAAGTTTTCAAACTTTAGGATTAATTCCGTTTAATTTAAATCCTCATTATTTAGATCCAGATTCTCAATCTAAACATATGGGCGAAACTCGCGAAACAAGAATAAAAGAATTCCACGCTTTTAATACTCTTCCTGTTTTAGGATTGCGTGAAGGAAGCTGGTTAGATGTAAAAGGAGATCAAATTATTTTGAAAGGGAATTTATCTGCTCGTCTTTTTAGACAAAACCAAGAGCCTGAAGAATTAGAACCTCAAACAGATTTGAGTTATGTGCAATAA
- a CDS encoding carboxypeptidase-like regulatory domain-containing protein, giving the protein MKIINILLLFILSLFFQVSFGQTIVTKEILGKVTADSSSVEAITIVNNTTQETTISDNKGQFSIHIKEGDVLVFSAVNLEPLRKRITPNDLKLDLLLIKMTAKNIELKEVVINEFSNINAENLGIIPYGQKKYTPAERKLYTAKSSMTESLLNKISGRTAMLKKEAVVEKKEILYSKIEYLFEENYYTQRLKIPLEHIKGFQLYCIDDPEFVNSLNAKNKTVCMFLITGLAQKYLTIISNEK; this is encoded by the coding sequence GTGAAAATAATTAATATTTTACTTTTATTTATTTTATCTTTATTCTTCCAGGTAAGTTTCGGGCAGACTATTGTCACAAAAGAAATTTTAGGAAAAGTTACTGCCGATTCAAGTTCGGTTGAAGCTATAACAATTGTAAATAATACAACTCAGGAAACAACAATTTCAGATAATAAAGGACAATTTTCTATACATATAAAGGAAGGAGATGTATTGGTTTTTTCAGCAGTAAATTTAGAGCCACTTCGAAAACGAATTACACCCAATGATTTAAAATTAGATTTGTTGTTGATTAAAATGACAGCTAAAAACATAGAGCTAAAAGAGGTTGTTATAAATGAGTTTTCGAATATAAATGCAGAAAATTTAGGGATTATACCTTATGGGCAAAAAAAATATACACCCGCCGAACGAAAATTATACACGGCTAAGTCTTCTATGACAGAATCTCTTTTGAATAAAATATCTGGTAGGACTGCTATGTTAAAAAAAGAAGCAGTTGTTGAGAAAAAAGAGATTTTGTATTCGAAAATTGAATATCTTTTCGAAGAAAATTATTACACTCAAAGATTAAAAATTCCACTTGAACATATAAAAGGATTCCAACTTTATTGCATAGATGATCCAGAGTTTGTAAATTCGTTGAACGCTAAGAATAAAACAGTTTGTATGTTTTTGATTACAGGGCTGGCACAGAAATATTTAACAATTATATCGAATGAAAAATAG
- a CDS encoding DUF6702 family protein, whose translation MKKRIVFPVLFILFVLSTAFSFHKFYVGVYQVNYAPEKKMLQITSRIFIDDLNNGVEKKYKMKTNIGTGKETEADVALLKKYLAENFIVKVNGQSKPIVFLSKEVEANDVLVCYSRISDVSKIKTLEISNTILVDWNSDQQNITHVSVFGIKKSVLFTASSRKELLKYD comes from the coding sequence ATGAAGAAAAGAATAGTTTTTCCTGTTCTTTTTATATTGTTTGTCTTGAGTACTGCTTTTTCTTTTCATAAATTTTATGTTGGAGTTTATCAAGTAAATTATGCTCCCGAAAAAAAAATGTTACAAATTACCTCCCGTATTTTTATAGATGATCTAAATAATGGAGTTGAGAAAAAATACAAAATGAAAACCAATATTGGCACAGGAAAAGAAACTGAAGCTGACGTTGCTCTTTTGAAAAAATACTTAGCAGAGAATTTTATTGTAAAAGTAAACGGTCAGTCAAAGCCAATTGTTTTTTTGTCAAAAGAAGTAGAGGCAAATGATGTTTTGGTTTGTTACTCCAGAATAAGCGATGTGAGTAAAATTAAAACACTAGAGATTTCAAATACAATTTTGGTAGATTGGAATTCTGATCAGCAAAATATTACACATGTTTCAGTGTTTGGAATCAAGAAAAGTGTACTTTTTACTGCATCTTCAAGGAAAGAATTGTTAAAATATGATTAA
- a CDS encoding murein L,D-transpeptidase → MLLSKFPDDNIKAIDVKDKVVLHDTNNAMITIKKRLLYWKDLTGRDSLTSIYDGKTFEAIKKFQMRHGLAADGVIGKGTVNALNFSKTKRKNQIIANIERWRWYADTLAENYFIINIPDYSLNVVENKDTTIVRKIVVGTISRKTPILTSTLTTVVLNPTWTVPPTILKEDIVPAMKRNRNYLKNKNITIYDKDNSIVDPSDWNENSPGRYRYVQSPGNHNSLGLMKILFPNNHSVYLHDTNHRGLFGRSNRSLSSGCIRVESPLELAQHILDSNKWSKEKIDSIIVTKKTTNARIAKKYAIYQWYWTAWSNDNSLEFRDDIYNLDADLYAKLRN, encoded by the coding sequence GTGTTACTAAGTAAATTTCCAGATGACAATATCAAGGCAATCGATGTTAAAGACAAAGTAGTCTTACACGATACAAATAACGCAATGATTACGATAAAAAAACGACTTCTATACTGGAAAGACTTAACCGGAAGAGATAGCTTAACCTCTATATACGATGGTAAAACATTTGAAGCTATTAAAAAATTCCAAATGCGTCATGGCTTAGCTGCCGATGGTGTTATAGGTAAAGGAACAGTTAATGCTTTAAATTTTTCCAAAACCAAAAGAAAAAATCAAATTATCGCTAACATTGAGCGTTGGAGATGGTACGCAGATACATTGGCAGAAAACTATTTTATAATAAACATTCCTGATTACAGCTTAAATGTTGTTGAGAATAAAGACACTACTATAGTTCGAAAAATTGTTGTTGGGACTATTAGTCGAAAAACACCAATACTTACCTCAACACTTACAACTGTAGTTTTAAACCCTACATGGACCGTTCCTCCAACTATCCTAAAAGAAGATATTGTTCCTGCAATGAAACGAAATCGAAATTATTTAAAGAATAAAAACATCACAATTTACGACAAAGACAATTCAATTGTAGATCCAAGTGATTGGAACGAAAATTCCCCTGGCAGGTATCGCTATGTACAAAGTCCAGGAAATCATAATTCTTTAGGATTAATGAAGATTTTATTCCCAAACAACCATAGTGTTTATTTACATGATACGAATCATCGTGGCTTATTTGGTAGAAGCAACCGCTCTTTAAGTTCTGGCTGTATTCGTGTTGAAAGTCCTCTGGAATTAGCACAACATATATTAGACTCTAACAAATGGTCTAAAGAGAAAATAGATTCTATTATTGTAACCAAAAAGACTACCAACGCAAGAATTGCTAAAAAATATGCTATCTACCAATGGTACTGGACTGCTTGGAGCAATGATAACTCTTTAGAATTTAGAGACGACATTTACAATCTAGATGCTGATTTATATGCTAAATTAAGAAATTAG
- a CDS encoding TetR/AcrR family transcriptional regulator — MEIILSNLKIQVNEKIYVKDPETSVLGKKIIEHSILLIDAIGFDNFTFKKLGDKIGSNESSIYRYFENKHKLLVYLSSWYWSWMEYKLVFSTTNITDKKEKLNKAITIVTEKVTDDTNTDHINEAVLNKIIIAEFTKTLHTKEVDQENKEGFFLIYKRVINRIVAIVKEVNPEYPFAKSLVSSIVEGSLHQHFLTDHLKTITDCNETVTTTQFYLNLAENVLR; from the coding sequence ATGGAAATTATACTATCAAATTTAAAAATCCAAGTCAATGAAAAGATCTACGTAAAAGATCCTGAAACATCTGTATTAGGAAAAAAAATCATTGAACATAGTATACTTCTCATTGACGCTATTGGTTTTGATAATTTTACATTTAAAAAATTAGGTGATAAAATAGGTTCAAACGAAAGTTCTATTTATCGTTATTTCGAAAACAAACACAAATTATTAGTCTATCTGTCTTCTTGGTACTGGAGTTGGATGGAATACAAACTTGTTTTTAGCACTACTAACATTACGGACAAAAAAGAAAAACTTAATAAAGCTATAACAATTGTTACCGAAAAAGTAACAGACGACACAAATACAGATCATATCAATGAAGCGGTATTGAATAAAATCATTATTGCTGAATTCACCAAAACTCTTCATACTAAAGAAGTAGATCAAGAAAACAAAGAGGGTTTTTTTTTAATATACAAAAGAGTTATTAACCGAATTGTTGCTATAGTAAAAGAAGTAAATCCAGAATATCCTTTTGCAAAATCTTTAGTATCTTCTATTGTAGAAGGTAGTTTACACCAACATTTTCTAACAGATCATTTAAAGACTATCACAGATTGCAATGAAACTGTTACAACCACTCAATTTTATTTAAACCTTGCAGAAAACGTTTTGCGCTAA
- a CDS encoding twin-arginine translocase TatA/TatE family subunit, whose product MFGIGGGELVFILFVVLMLFGSDKVPEIARTMGKAMAQLKNATNDIKSEIQKGAEANGFDAKTLDDMTGNINSEIEKAKTNLLGDATTQFEKTKEDIDSITGPIKRQL is encoded by the coding sequence ATGTTTGGTATAGGAGGAGGAGAATTAGTTTTCATATTATTTGTAGTGCTTATGCTTTTTGGCTCAGATAAAGTGCCAGAAATAGCTCGTACAATGGGTAAAGCAATGGCGCAACTTAAAAATGCGACTAATGATATTAAAAGCGAAATTCAAAAAGGAGCAGAGGCTAATGGCTTTGATGCAAAAACCTTGGATGATATGACAGGTAACATAAATTCTGAAATAGAGAAGGCTAAAACTAATTTATTAGGAGATGCTACCACGCAATTTGAAAAAACAAAAGAAGATATTGACTCCATTACAGGACCTATAAAACGTCAGTTATAA
- a CDS encoding murein L,D-transpeptidase catalytic domain family protein, protein MIYKIYPALLFLFLSFTTDTKTTTEVKKVEKKNIASTVITNLDLRVKAVYSTLNANNFELPDVKSFTEALKGFYLLKDKGVIQKDLLTLIDFSLSSNIKRLWVIDLSTNTILFQSLVAHGKNTGDEFASNFSNTNSSFKSSLGFYATAEVYKGKHGISLRLDGLEKGVNDNARERAVVIHGANYVSESFIRGNKRLGRSLGCPAIPVELTNAIIETIKDKSCLYIYHPSRTFTMEERLIS, encoded by the coding sequence ATGATTTATAAGATTTATCCCGCACTGCTTTTCTTGTTTTTGTCATTTACCACGGATACAAAAACAACAACGGAAGTTAAAAAAGTTGAAAAGAAAAACATTGCCAGTACAGTAATTACAAACTTAGATTTAAGAGTTAAGGCCGTTTATAGTACGCTTAACGCAAATAACTTTGAGTTACCAGATGTTAAAAGTTTTACAGAAGCCTTAAAAGGTTTTTATTTATTAAAAGATAAAGGAGTTATACAAAAAGATCTGTTGACTCTAATTGATTTTAGTTTGTCTTCTAATATAAAGCGTCTTTGGGTTATTGATCTTTCTACTAATACAATTTTGTTTCAATCTTTAGTTGCTCACGGAAAAAATACTGGGGATGAATTTGCATCTAATTTCTCAAATACAAATTCTTCTTTTAAAAGTAGTCTTGGATTTTATGCAACTGCAGAGGTGTATAAAGGAAAGCATGGAATTTCATTGCGCTTAGATGGTTTAGAAAAAGGAGTTAATGATAATGCTCGTGAAAGAGCAGTTGTAATTCATGGAGCCAATTATGTTTCTGAATCATTTATAAGAGGCAATAAGAGGTTGGGACGTAGTCTAGGTTGTCCTGCTATTCCAGTAGAATTAACAAATGCGATCATTGAAACAATTAAAGATAAATCATGTTTGTATATCTATCATCCGTCAAGAACTTTTACGATGGAAGAAAGGCTAATTTCTTAA
- a CDS encoding M1 family metallopeptidase gives MRRISFLLFFPAILFAQEKSTTNVRQQGKYDTNKFSQMYDLLATPNMFRTASGAPGPAYYQQQADYKIDVELDDKNSKLTGSETIIYSNNSPDNLEYLWVQLDQNQAKKNTQTTLAESEKISQVLPVSGFSNKYLKEGLERGFNIDYVKDAKGNPMSYTVNETMMRINLVTPLKAGEKISFSIKWWYNINNYRQDGGRSGYELFEKDGNKLYVIAQFYPRMAVYNDVEGWQNMQFWGGGEFALPFGNFDVNITVPADHVMEATGELMNRSEVFTPEQVKRYELAQKSYDKPVIIVTQAEAEVAEKGFSEKKKTWKFSAKNVRDFGIATSRKFIYDAMAVKLGAKTVMAASVYPKEANPLWEETSTRVVAHTLKSYSSHTFDYPYPKAVSVSAEDQGMEYPMICWNYGRPDENGVTSKEMKNGMIGVVIHEVGHNFFPMIVNSDERQWSWMDEGLNSFLEYLAEQELDPNFPSRRGPAKNIVPYMSGDQKFLEPIMSNSETIHQFGNNAYGKPATGLNILREVVMGRELFDYAFKTYANRWKFKHPTPEDFFRTMEDASAVDLDWFFRGWFYSTDFVDIGIKDVKQYYVSETATPELKNAKIKKGRFGFEKGPFVYLIEGENKEIKKSDKKALKIDEVKLLSDYVADTFTAEEKANLKAPKYFYEVEFNKPGGMIMPILVEITYEDETKEEFKYPAQIWRKNNDTAKKVYATEKAIKSIQIDPKLLTADIDVTNNAWPKVEVKSKFD, from the coding sequence ATGAGAAGAATTTCATTTTTATTGTTTTTTCCTGCCATCCTTTTTGCACAGGAAAAAAGTACCACAAATGTAAGACAACAAGGAAAGTATGATACCAATAAATTTAGTCAGATGTACGATTTATTGGCTACTCCTAATATGTTTCGTACAGCATCAGGGGCACCAGGTCCAGCGTATTATCAGCAACAAGCCGATTATAAGATAGATGTTGAGTTGGATGATAAAAATTCAAAATTAACCGGTTCAGAAACAATTATTTATTCTAATAATTCGCCAGATAATCTAGAGTATTTATGGGTGCAATTAGATCAGAATCAAGCGAAAAAAAACACACAAACTACATTAGCCGAGAGCGAAAAAATTAGCCAGGTATTGCCAGTATCTGGTTTCTCTAATAAATATTTGAAAGAAGGATTAGAGCGAGGTTTCAATATCGATTATGTAAAAGACGCTAAGGGAAATCCAATGTCATACACAGTTAATGAAACTATGATGAGGATTAATTTAGTTACGCCTTTAAAAGCGGGTGAAAAAATTTCATTCTCGATTAAGTGGTGGTACAATATCAATAATTACAGACAAGACGGCGGACGTTCTGGATATGAATTGTTCGAAAAAGATGGAAATAAATTATATGTAATTGCACAATTCTACCCAAGAATGGCAGTTTATAATGATGTAGAAGGTTGGCAGAATATGCAGTTTTGGGGAGGCGGAGAGTTTGCTTTGCCTTTTGGTAACTTCGATGTAAATATTACTGTTCCTGCAGATCACGTGATGGAAGCTACAGGAGAATTAATGAATAGAAGCGAAGTTTTTACTCCAGAGCAGGTAAAAAGATATGAGCTAGCTCAAAAATCATACGATAAACCAGTTATCATTGTTACGCAAGCAGAAGCAGAAGTGGCAGAAAAAGGATTCTCTGAAAAGAAAAAAACATGGAAATTTAGTGCTAAAAATGTACGCGATTTCGGAATTGCAACATCAAGGAAATTCATCTACGATGCAATGGCTGTAAAACTTGGAGCTAAAACTGTTATGGCAGCTTCAGTGTATCCAAAAGAAGCAAATCCGCTTTGGGAAGAAACATCAACAAGAGTAGTGGCACATACATTAAAAAGTTACTCTTCACATACATTCGATTATCCTTATCCAAAAGCAGTTTCGGTTTCGGCAGAGGATCAAGGAATGGAATATCCTATGATTTGTTGGAATTATGGACGTCCTGATGAAAATGGGGTTACGAGCAAAGAGATGAAAAACGGAATGATTGGAGTAGTGATTCACGAAGTTGGGCACAACTTTTTTCCAATGATTGTAAATTCCGATGAGCGTCAGTGGAGTTGGATGGATGAAGGTTTGAACTCTTTTTTAGAATACTTGGCAGAGCAAGAATTAGATCCTAATTTCCCTTCAAGAAGAGGTCCAGCAAAAAATATTGTACCTTATATGAGTGGAGATCAAAAGTTTTTAGAGCCAATTATGTCAAACTCTGAAACTATTCACCAATTTGGAAATAACGCATATGGAAAACCAGCAACTGGTCTTAATATTTTAAGAGAAGTAGTTATGGGAAGAGAATTGTTTGATTATGCATTTAAGACATACGCAAACAGATGGAAGTTTAAACACCCTACACCAGAAGATTTCTTTAGAACAATGGAAGATGCTTCGGCAGTCGATTTAGATTGGTTTTTTAGAGGATGGTTTTATTCAACAGATTTTGTGGATATCGGAATTAAAGATGTAAAGCAATATTATGTAAGTGAAACGGCGACTCCTGAGTTAAAAAATGCTAAGATTAAAAAAGGACGTTTTGGTTTTGAAAAAGGACCTTTTGTATATTTAATTGAAGGTGAAAATAAAGAAATAAAGAAATCTGATAAAAAGGCGTTGAAAATTGATGAAGTAAAATTATTATCAGATTACGTAGCAGACACATTTACGGCAGAAGAAAAAGCAAATTTAAAAGCTCCAAAATATTTCTATGAAGTTGAGTTTAATAAGCCAGGCGGGATGATTATGCCTATTCTTGTTGAAATTACATACGAAGATGAAACAAAAGAGGAGTTTAAATATCCAGCACAAATTTGGAGAAAAAATAACGATACTGCCAAAAAAGTATATGCAACAGAAAAAGCTATAAAAAGCATTCAGATTGATCCAAAATTACTTACTGCAGATATAGATGTAACTAATAATGCATGGCCAAAAGTAGAGGTAAAATCAAAATTTGATTAA
- the gpmI gene encoding 2,3-bisphosphoglycerate-independent phosphoglycerate mutase: MNKKVILMILDGWGKSPDPKVSAIDNANVPFINSLYKNYPSAQLRTDGLNVGLPEGQMGNSEVGHMNLGAGRIVYQDLAKINLAVANNTLAKEQVLVDAFTYAKENNKKVHFLGLVSDGGVHSHTSHLRGLIDATQEYGLDKVFIHAFTDGRDVDPKSGATYIQDLENHIANTPVKIASVIGRYYAMDRDKRWERVKLAYDLIVNGLGTHSKDAVASINESYKNDVTDEFIAPITMVDANDKPLATIEEDDVVIFFNFRTDRGRELTEALSQEDFHEQNMHKLNLYYVTLTNYDETYKNVKVVYNKDNITETLGEVLEKANKKQIRIAETEKYPHVTFFFSGGREVPFEGETRILRNSPKVATYDLKPEMSAFELKDALVPELNKGEVDFVCLNFANGDMVGHTGIMSAAILACEAVDACVKEVIEAALANDYTTIVIADHGNCETMINPDGSPNTAHTTNPVPIILVDKELKTIHDGVLGDIAPTILELMGIPQPAAMTCHSLL; this comes from the coding sequence ATGAACAAAAAAGTAATCCTTATGATTTTAGATGGTTGGGGAAAATCTCCTGACCCTAAAGTATCTGCAATAGACAATGCAAATGTTCCTTTTATAAATAGTCTTTACAAAAACTACCCAAGCGCACAACTTCGTACCGATGGTTTAAATGTAGGTTTACCTGAAGGTCAAATGGGAAATAGTGAAGTTGGTCATATGAACCTTGGTGCAGGAAGAATCGTTTACCAAGATTTAGCAAAAATTAACCTTGCAGTAGCTAACAATACTTTAGCAAAAGAGCAAGTACTTGTAGATGCCTTTACTTACGCAAAAGAAAACAACAAAAAAGTTCACTTTTTAGGTTTGGTTTCAGATGGTGGTGTCCACTCACACACTTCCCACCTAAGAGGATTAATAGATGCTACTCAAGAATATGGCTTAGACAAAGTATTTATTCACGCTTTTACAGATGGTCGTGATGTAGATCCAAAATCTGGAGCAACTTATATTCAAGACTTAGAGAACCACATTGCAAATACTCCAGTTAAAATAGCATCAGTTATAGGTCGTTATTACGCAATGGATCGTGACAAACGTTGGGAACGTGTAAAACTTGCTTACGATTTGATTGTAAACGGGTTAGGCACACATTCTAAAGATGCTGTAGCTTCTATTAATGAAAGTTATAAAAATGATGTTACTGATGAGTTTATTGCTCCAATCACTATGGTTGACGCAAACGACAAACCTTTGGCAACTATTGAAGAAGATGATGTTGTTATTTTCTTCAATTTTAGAACTGATAGAGGTCGTGAGCTTACTGAAGCCCTTTCGCAAGAAGATTTTCATGAGCAAAACATGCACAAACTAAACTTATACTACGTTACGCTTACCAATTATGACGAAACGTATAAAAACGTAAAAGTTGTTTACAATAAAGACAATATCACAGAAACCTTAGGTGAAGTTTTAGAAAAAGCAAATAAAAAACAGATTCGTATTGCCGAAACTGAGAAATATCCTCACGTAACCTTTTTCTTCTCAGGAGGAAGAGAAGTCCCTTTTGAAGGAGAAACTAGAATCTTAAGAAATTCTCCAAAAGTAGCTACTTATGATTTAAAACCAGAAATGAGCGCCTTTGAATTAAAAGATGCACTTGTCCCTGAATTAAATAAAGGTGAAGTAGATTTTGTATGTTTAAATTTTGCCAATGGAGACATGGTAGGTCATACAGGAATTATGAGTGCCGCTATATTAGCCTGTGAAGCTGTAGATGCTTGTGTAAAAGAAGTTATCGAAGCTGCTCTAGCAAATGATTACACCACTATTGTAATTGCTGATCACGGAAATTGTGAAACTATGATTAATCCTGACGGAAGCCCTAATACAGCACACACAACTAATCCTGTACCAATTATTTTGGTTGACAAAGAATTAAAAACAATTCATGATGGTGTTTTAGGAGACATCGCTCCTACTATACTTGAATTAATGGGAATACCACAACCTGCTGCAATGACTTGTCATTCATTACTATAA
- a CDS encoding IS3 family transposase (programmed frameshift), whose translation MERKVKYNYEFKLRCVEEVLKRHNSVKGTAKANSIAESNLTCWISRYNEFGIKGLLPRQKNKIYTADFKLKVIQTIQNKSISLDEACLIFQIPAQSTIISWQRRYAKDYLAGLELKSRGRPAVMNFKRKQRKTDKPLSREEELLKELEYLRAENEIPKKVQRLSSSRASQSKQKAQTIMELRHKYDLDLLLNCMNMVRSTYYYYEKKGQVIDKYQEIKELIKKIYNYHKGRLGYRRITLLIKKEGILINHKTVLRLMKFLGLKSLIRIKKYRSYKGEQGRIVPNILQRNFKADKPNEKWATDVTEFNVSGNKLYLSPIIDLFNGEIISYELSQRPVFNQISTMLEKAFAKIPDNTNLTLHSDQGWQYQMKQYHYLLKKKGIKQSMSRKGNCLDNAVIENFFGILKSELFYLKKYSSINQLKQEIVEYINYYNNDRIKLNLKGMSPIQYRAHYFQT comes from the exons ATGGAAAGAAAAGTCAAATACAATTATGAATTTAAACTTCGTTGTGTAGAGGAAGTTTTAAAAAGACATAACTCGGTTAAAGGCACAGCCAAAGCAAACAGCATAGCCGAGAGTAACCTTACATGCTGGATTAGTCGTTATAATGAATTTGGAATAAAAGGTCTTTTACCAAGACAAAAAAATAAAATTTATACTGCAGACTTTAAATTGAAAGTGATACAAACCATTCAAAATAAGTCTATATCTTTGGATGAAGCCTGCTTAATTTTCCAAATTCCAGCACAGTCCACAATAATAAGCTGGCAAAGAAGATATGCGAAAGATTACTTGGCAGGTTTAGAACTTAAATCACGAGGTAGACCAGCAGTTATGAATTTTAAGAGAAAACAACGAAAAACAGATAAACCTTTAAGCAGGGAAGAAGAGCTCTTAAAGGAGTTAGAGTATCTGCGCGCTGAGAACGAAATTC CTAAAAAAGTTCAACGCCTTAGTTCAAGCCGAGCAAGCCAATCAAAACAAAAAGCTCAAACCATAATGGAATTAAGGCATAAGTATGATTTAGATCTTTTACTAAATTGTATGAACATGGTTAGAAGTACGTATTATTACTATGAAAAAAAAGGTCAGGTAATCGATAAATATCAAGAGATAAAAGAATTAATTAAAAAGATTTACAATTATCATAAGGGTAGATTGGGATATAGACGTATTACTCTATTAATCAAAAAAGAAGGTATTTTAATTAATCACAAAACAGTACTTCGATTGATGAAATTTTTAGGATTAAAAAGTTTAATCAGAATCAAGAAGTACAGATCATATAAAGGTGAACAGGGAAGAATAGTTCCCAATATATTACAACGTAATTTTAAGGCAGATAAACCTAATGAGAAATGGGCAACCGATGTGACTGAATTTAATGTTTCTGGCAATAAACTGTACTTATCGCCGATAATTGATCTGTTTAATGGAGAGATAATCAGCTATGAATTATCTCAAAGACCAGTGTTTAATCAAATCTCAACAATGCTTGAAAAAGCATTTGCAAAAATACCAGATAATACTAATTTAACTCTGCATTCTGACCAAGGCTGGCAGTATCAAATGAAACAATATCATTATTTATTAAAGAAAAAAGGAATTAAACAAAGTATGTCCAGAAAAGGGAATTGTCTTGACAATGCGGTTATTGAAAATTTCTTCGGAATATTAAAATCAGAACTGTTTTATCTTAAAAAATACAGTTCTATTAATCAATTGAAACAAGAGATTGTTGAGTATATAAATTATTATAATAATGACAGAATTAAACTTAATCTAAAAGGAATGAGCCCGATACAATACCGAGCTCATTATTTTCAAACTTAA